The Camelina sativa cultivar DH55 chromosome 14, Cs, whole genome shotgun sequence genome includes a window with the following:
- the LOC104742603 gene encoding stigma-specific STIG1-like protein 3: MGLKNIIFAISLTIAITIIVLVSTVYVSNNKTETQMQTQTQTLITQKPHRVSRFLAQNVKNGRNPNAADHCNKNEEICKSQGTYNSTMSCCSNKCVDVAYDNDNCGACKNKCTFTQTCCRGECVYLTYDKRHCGECNHSCLVGEFCVYGLCNYA; encoded by the coding sequence ATGGGGCTTAAGAATATCATCTTCGCAATATCTCTTACTATCGCCATAACCATCATCGTACTGGTCTCTACAGTGTATGTTAGCAACAACAAAACGGAAACACAGatgcaaacgcaaacgcagacGCTCATTACGCAGAAGCCTCATAGGGTGAGCCGTTTCTTGGCGCAGAACGTGAAAAACGGTCGTAACCCTAACGCTGCAGACCATTGCAATAAGAACGAGGAGATATGCAAGAGTCAAGGAACATACAACTCCACAATGTCGTGTTGTAGCAACAAGTGTGTTGATGTGGCTTACGATAACGATAACTGCGGCGCATGCAAGAACAAATGCACGTTCACGCAGACTTGTTGTAGAGGAGAGTGCGTTTACTTAACTTATGATAAGAGGCATTGTGGAGAGTGTAACCATAGTTGTTTGGTTGGTGAGTTTTGTGTCTATGGGTTGTGTAATTACGCgtga
- the LOC104742604 gene encoding UPF0505 protein-like isoform X3, producing MEFEFRRRDYGATHESKLLPRSQAHKHPLSSTLVSRQQQANTIRGSDIDFFDPLRGLDVSASAEENVEETSSISIEAVAHDIIKEWKSLKRILMQRFPVSKVISFSPISNIIMKGSKAVEAPSALSHLEETRSEQISLEETAKIINQQEYIAKLHELRDGITCAWQAEDRVTSLKLSIKVTKLLMDTTVLQFYPTVFVIVTDMLDMLGDMVWERIKQKAELDVDGTVICSLLNDFQASDICLEARETCHNWFCKVGSVRELLPRIYLELAILPCWRFLINQPMEVLDRLVMMVRGLADPLASLYCRLYMVYRMQKFGFCNSGYLIKCIKDIEDILAPVLVDKEGYSYITDDKKLIFSLMEPAIEYIMKCLFLTGRQENNVLGMLDELGFGRKKRQSSYKSSHVSILLHHFLKELASELVSSLAMEILDMIKCSNDCSFSQVLNYRLLGIRLSEGKYQEGFLSSLVTEVIQVASQYQSLYDYLRIMDAYVDLMLQNKMENHLDALLDDIVSLACDDFLSEEEQASLQSIILKLLSHFENLQEVLNLNHFIEILDLMSGTSKSSVNMHLLNMGIRNGCICDSTTVQLLFEVSQALYDATDFVNIKDDDNRQTSHLISRFVEMVDYKAEMERHLMFLAECREAFNGIHELKETLVRSSNTLAVKALKAGKKHINFVKSCLAFSEVTIPSVSTPTKHLNLYLETAEVALLGGLIAHSDGLVMSAVEYLENVPVTDGLKSIDVDSMASVVCKLCSLLVMVPGNPEKGVMEFLKSIFSATCSSSWAMPRLKVKIFCAIISVSSTLSQDDLPYRSANPEIIGNDLLFFGDSSYKQELVSFTQLVLGELLNAIEKESSQSTRGNMALEACNCISSALVNEKVSQVCLRLLETAKGCLGANDRYIESTKKSLQL from the exons ATGGAGTTCGAATTCCGGCGTCGGGACTACGGAGCTACGCATGAATCTAAACTCCTTCCTCGATCACAAGCTCACAAGCATCCTCTCTCCTCTACACTTGTTTCCCGTCAACAACAG GCTAACACTATCAGAGGTAGCGATATTGACTTCTTTGATCCATTGAGGGGATTGGATGTGAGTGCTTCTGCGGAAGAGAACGTTGAAGAGACTTCTTCTATATCCATTGAAGCTGTGGCTCATGATATAATAAAGGAGTGGAAATCACTTAAAAGAATTTTGATGCAGCGGTTTCCTGTCTCCAAAGTTATTTCATTTTCTCCA atatctaatataataatgaaaGGTTCCAAAG CAGTTGAGGCCCCTTCTGCTCTTTCCCATTTGGAGGAAACCCGCAGCGAACAAATTTCTCTGGAAGAGACTGCCAAAATAATCAACCAACAGGAATATATAGCCAAATTGCATGAGCTAAGAGATGGAATAACTTGCGCATGGCAGGCTGAAGATCGAGTAACATCGTTAAAGTTATCAATAAAG GTCACGAAACTTCTGATGGATACAACAGTTTTGCAGTTTTATCCTACAGTCTTTGTCATTGTCACTGACATGCTAGATATGCTTGGGGATATGGTGTGGGAACGGATCAAACAGAAAGCAGAACTTGATGTAGATGGAACAGTGATCTGCTCCTTACTGA ATGATTTTCAAGCAAGTGATATCTGCCTTGAAGCAAGAGAGACTTGCCATAACTGGTTTTGCAAAGTTGGTTCTGTTCGAGAACTTCTCCCTCGCAT TTATCTAGAGCTTGCGATTTTACCTTGCTGGCGTTTCCTCATTAATCAACCCATGGAAGTTCTGGATCGTTTAGTCATGATGGTGAGAGGTCTTGCAGATCCACTGGCATCTTTGTATTGTCGTCTTTATATGGTGTATCGTATGCAGAAGTTCGGTTTCTGCAATTCAG GATATTTAATCAAATGTATCAAGGATATTGAAGATATATTGGCGCCTGTTTTAGTGGACAAGGAGGGGTATTCCTATATTACAGATGATAAAAAGTTGATTTTTAGTTTGATGGAACCAGCCATTGAGTATATAATGAAATGCTTATTTCTGACTGGACGTCAG GAGAACAATGTCTTGGGCATGCTTGATGAGCTtggatttggaagaaaaaaacgtCAGTCGTCTTACAAGTCTTCGCATGTGTCCATTTTACTTCATCATTTTCTCAAGGAACTCGCATCTGAATTAGTTAGTTCACTAGCTATGGAGATCCTGGATATGATTAAATGCAGCAATGATTGTTCCTTTAGTCAG GTTTTGAATTATAGGTTACTTGGAATAAGATTGTCTGAAGGGAAATATCAAGAAGGTTTTCTCAGTTCACTCGTTACTGAAGTTATTCag GTTGCTTCTCAGTATCAGTCACTGTATGACTACTTAAGAATTATGGATGCATATGTGGATCTTATGTTGCAGAACAAGATG GAAAATCATCTGGATGCTCTCTTGGATGATATTGTAAGTCTAGCTTGTGACGACTTTCTTTCTGAAGAAGAGCAAGCAAGTTTGCAATCCATAATTTTGAAGCTGCTCTCTCATTTCGAGAACTTGCAAGAAGTACTTAATCTG AATCATTTCATCGAGATTCTGGATCTTATGTCTGGGACTTCAAAGAGCAGTGTAAACATGCATCTTCTTAACATGGGTATTAG GAATGGCTGCATTTGTGATTCAACAACAGTGCAATTGCTCTTTGAAGTTTCTCAGGCTCTTTATGATGCTACAGATTTCGTTAACATAAAGGATGATGACAATAGACAGACATCACATTTAATTTCTCGTTTTGTTGAAATG GTTGACTACAAGGCAGAAATGGAACGCCATTTGATGTTTTTGGCAGAGTGTCGTGAGGCCTTTAATGGGATACATGAACTTAAG GAGACACTCGTCCGTTCAAGCAACACCTTGGCAGTAAAAGCTTTAAAAGCAGGAAAGAAACATATCAACTTTGTAAAATCTTGCCTAGCATTTAGCGAAGTGACCATCCCATCTGTTTCAACTCCCACAAAACACTTAAATCTTTATCTTGAAACTGCTGAG GTTGCACTTTTAGGTGGTTTAATTGCTCATTCCGATGGACTGGTCATGTCTGCTGTTGAGTATTTAGAGAATGTACCGGTGACAGATG GTTTAAAATCAATTGATGTAGACAGTATGGCCTCGGTTGTATGCAAATTGTGCAGCCTCTTGGTCATGGTCCCAG GTAATCCTGAGAAAGGCGTGATGGAGTTCCTTAAAAGCATCTTTTCTGCTACTTGCTCTAGTTCATG GGCAATGCCCAGATTAAAGGTGAAGATATTCTGTGCGATTATTTCAGTGTCCTCAACACTTTCTCAGGATGATCTACCTTACCGTTCTGCCAATCCAGAG ATAATTGGAAACGATTTGCTGTTCTTTGGTGATTCATCATACAAGCAGGAACTTGTCTCGTTCACTCAGCTAGTCCTAGGTGAACTATTAAATGCTATTGAGAAAGAGTCTTCACAG AGTACTCGCGGGAATATGGCGCTCGAAGCTTGCAATTGCATATCATCAGCACTA GTGAATGAGAAAGTCTCACAAGTTTGCCTGAGACTACTTGAAACAGCAAAAGGTTGTTTGGGTGCCAACGATAGGTACATCGAATCGACTAAGAAATCTCTTCAATTATGA
- the LOC104742604 gene encoding UPF0505 protein-like isoform X1, which produces MEFEFRRRDYGATHESKLLPRSQAHKHPLSSTLVSRQQQANTIRGSDIDFFDPLRGLDVSASAEENVEETSSISIEAVAHDIIKEWKSLKRILMQRFPVSKVISFSPISNIIMKGSKAVEAPSALSHLEETRSEQISLEETAKIINQQEYIAKLHELRDGITCAWQAEDRVTSLKLSIKVTKLLMDTTVLQFYPTVFVIVTDMLDMLGDMVWERIKQKAELDVDGTVICSLLNDFQASDICLEARETCHNWFCKVGSVRELLPRIYLELAILPCWRFLINQPMEVLDRLVMMVRGLADPLASLYCRLYMVYRMQKFGFCNSGYLIKCIKDIEDILAPVLVDKEGYSYITDDKKLIFSLMEPAIEYIMKCLFLTGRQENNVLGMLDELGFGRKKRQSSYKSSHVSILLHHFLKELASELVSSLAMEILDMIKCSNDCSFSQVLNYRLLGIRLSEGKYQEGFLSSLVTEVIQVASQYQSLYDYLRIMDAYVDLMLQNKMENHLDALLDDIVSLACDDFLSEEEQASLQSIILKLLSHFENLQEVLNLNHFIEILDLMSGTSKSSVNMHLLNMGIRNGCICDSTTVQLLFEVSQALYDATDFVNIKDDDNRQTSHLISRFVEMVDYKAEMERHLMFLAECREAFNGIHELKETLVRSSNTLAVKALKAGKKHINFVKSCLAFSEVTIPSVSTPTKHLNLYLETAEVALLGGLIAHSDGLVMSAVEYLENVPVTDGLKSIDVDSMASVVCKLCSLLVMVPGNPEKGVMEFLKSIFSATCSSSWAMPRLKVKIFCAIISVSSTLSQDDLPYRSANPEIIGNDLLFFGDSSYKQELVSFTQLVLGELLNAIEKESSQSTRGNMALEACNCISSALVVNEKVSQVCLRLLETAKGCLGANDRYIESTKKSLQL; this is translated from the exons ATGGAGTTCGAATTCCGGCGTCGGGACTACGGAGCTACGCATGAATCTAAACTCCTTCCTCGATCACAAGCTCACAAGCATCCTCTCTCCTCTACACTTGTTTCCCGTCAACAACAG GCTAACACTATCAGAGGTAGCGATATTGACTTCTTTGATCCATTGAGGGGATTGGATGTGAGTGCTTCTGCGGAAGAGAACGTTGAAGAGACTTCTTCTATATCCATTGAAGCTGTGGCTCATGATATAATAAAGGAGTGGAAATCACTTAAAAGAATTTTGATGCAGCGGTTTCCTGTCTCCAAAGTTATTTCATTTTCTCCA atatctaatataataatgaaaGGTTCCAAAG CAGTTGAGGCCCCTTCTGCTCTTTCCCATTTGGAGGAAACCCGCAGCGAACAAATTTCTCTGGAAGAGACTGCCAAAATAATCAACCAACAGGAATATATAGCCAAATTGCATGAGCTAAGAGATGGAATAACTTGCGCATGGCAGGCTGAAGATCGAGTAACATCGTTAAAGTTATCAATAAAG GTCACGAAACTTCTGATGGATACAACAGTTTTGCAGTTTTATCCTACAGTCTTTGTCATTGTCACTGACATGCTAGATATGCTTGGGGATATGGTGTGGGAACGGATCAAACAGAAAGCAGAACTTGATGTAGATGGAACAGTGATCTGCTCCTTACTGA ATGATTTTCAAGCAAGTGATATCTGCCTTGAAGCAAGAGAGACTTGCCATAACTGGTTTTGCAAAGTTGGTTCTGTTCGAGAACTTCTCCCTCGCAT TTATCTAGAGCTTGCGATTTTACCTTGCTGGCGTTTCCTCATTAATCAACCCATGGAAGTTCTGGATCGTTTAGTCATGATGGTGAGAGGTCTTGCAGATCCACTGGCATCTTTGTATTGTCGTCTTTATATGGTGTATCGTATGCAGAAGTTCGGTTTCTGCAATTCAG GATATTTAATCAAATGTATCAAGGATATTGAAGATATATTGGCGCCTGTTTTAGTGGACAAGGAGGGGTATTCCTATATTACAGATGATAAAAAGTTGATTTTTAGTTTGATGGAACCAGCCATTGAGTATATAATGAAATGCTTATTTCTGACTGGACGTCAG GAGAACAATGTCTTGGGCATGCTTGATGAGCTtggatttggaagaaaaaaacgtCAGTCGTCTTACAAGTCTTCGCATGTGTCCATTTTACTTCATCATTTTCTCAAGGAACTCGCATCTGAATTAGTTAGTTCACTAGCTATGGAGATCCTGGATATGATTAAATGCAGCAATGATTGTTCCTTTAGTCAG GTTTTGAATTATAGGTTACTTGGAATAAGATTGTCTGAAGGGAAATATCAAGAAGGTTTTCTCAGTTCACTCGTTACTGAAGTTATTCag GTTGCTTCTCAGTATCAGTCACTGTATGACTACTTAAGAATTATGGATGCATATGTGGATCTTATGTTGCAGAACAAGATG GAAAATCATCTGGATGCTCTCTTGGATGATATTGTAAGTCTAGCTTGTGACGACTTTCTTTCTGAAGAAGAGCAAGCAAGTTTGCAATCCATAATTTTGAAGCTGCTCTCTCATTTCGAGAACTTGCAAGAAGTACTTAATCTG AATCATTTCATCGAGATTCTGGATCTTATGTCTGGGACTTCAAAGAGCAGTGTAAACATGCATCTTCTTAACATGGGTATTAG GAATGGCTGCATTTGTGATTCAACAACAGTGCAATTGCTCTTTGAAGTTTCTCAGGCTCTTTATGATGCTACAGATTTCGTTAACATAAAGGATGATGACAATAGACAGACATCACATTTAATTTCTCGTTTTGTTGAAATG GTTGACTACAAGGCAGAAATGGAACGCCATTTGATGTTTTTGGCAGAGTGTCGTGAGGCCTTTAATGGGATACATGAACTTAAG GAGACACTCGTCCGTTCAAGCAACACCTTGGCAGTAAAAGCTTTAAAAGCAGGAAAGAAACATATCAACTTTGTAAAATCTTGCCTAGCATTTAGCGAAGTGACCATCCCATCTGTTTCAACTCCCACAAAACACTTAAATCTTTATCTTGAAACTGCTGAG GTTGCACTTTTAGGTGGTTTAATTGCTCATTCCGATGGACTGGTCATGTCTGCTGTTGAGTATTTAGAGAATGTACCGGTGACAGATG GTTTAAAATCAATTGATGTAGACAGTATGGCCTCGGTTGTATGCAAATTGTGCAGCCTCTTGGTCATGGTCCCAG GTAATCCTGAGAAAGGCGTGATGGAGTTCCTTAAAAGCATCTTTTCTGCTACTTGCTCTAGTTCATG GGCAATGCCCAGATTAAAGGTGAAGATATTCTGTGCGATTATTTCAGTGTCCTCAACACTTTCTCAGGATGATCTACCTTACCGTTCTGCCAATCCAGAG ATAATTGGAAACGATTTGCTGTTCTTTGGTGATTCATCATACAAGCAGGAACTTGTCTCGTTCACTCAGCTAGTCCTAGGTGAACTATTAAATGCTATTGAGAAAGAGTCTTCACAG AGTACTCGCGGGAATATGGCGCTCGAAGCTTGCAATTGCATATCATCAGCACTAGTT GTGAATGAGAAAGTCTCACAAGTTTGCCTGAGACTACTTGAAACAGCAAAAGGTTGTTTGGGTGCCAACGATAGGTACATCGAATCGACTAAGAAATCTCTTCAATTATGA
- the LOC104742604 gene encoding UPF0505 protein-like isoform X2 has translation MEFEFRRRDYGATHESKLLPRSQAHKHPLSSTLVSRQQQANTIRGSDIDFFDPLRGLDVSASAEENVEETSSISIEAVAHDIIKEWKSLKRILMQRFPVSKVISFSPISNIIMKGSKVEAPSALSHLEETRSEQISLEETAKIINQQEYIAKLHELRDGITCAWQAEDRVTSLKLSIKVTKLLMDTTVLQFYPTVFVIVTDMLDMLGDMVWERIKQKAELDVDGTVICSLLNDFQASDICLEARETCHNWFCKVGSVRELLPRIYLELAILPCWRFLINQPMEVLDRLVMMVRGLADPLASLYCRLYMVYRMQKFGFCNSGYLIKCIKDIEDILAPVLVDKEGYSYITDDKKLIFSLMEPAIEYIMKCLFLTGRQENNVLGMLDELGFGRKKRQSSYKSSHVSILLHHFLKELASELVSSLAMEILDMIKCSNDCSFSQVLNYRLLGIRLSEGKYQEGFLSSLVTEVIQVASQYQSLYDYLRIMDAYVDLMLQNKMENHLDALLDDIVSLACDDFLSEEEQASLQSIILKLLSHFENLQEVLNLNHFIEILDLMSGTSKSSVNMHLLNMGIRNGCICDSTTVQLLFEVSQALYDATDFVNIKDDDNRQTSHLISRFVEMVDYKAEMERHLMFLAECREAFNGIHELKETLVRSSNTLAVKALKAGKKHINFVKSCLAFSEVTIPSVSTPTKHLNLYLETAEVALLGGLIAHSDGLVMSAVEYLENVPVTDGLKSIDVDSMASVVCKLCSLLVMVPGNPEKGVMEFLKSIFSATCSSSWAMPRLKVKIFCAIISVSSTLSQDDLPYRSANPEIIGNDLLFFGDSSYKQELVSFTQLVLGELLNAIEKESSQSTRGNMALEACNCISSALVVNEKVSQVCLRLLETAKGCLGANDRYIESTKKSLQL, from the exons ATGGAGTTCGAATTCCGGCGTCGGGACTACGGAGCTACGCATGAATCTAAACTCCTTCCTCGATCACAAGCTCACAAGCATCCTCTCTCCTCTACACTTGTTTCCCGTCAACAACAG GCTAACACTATCAGAGGTAGCGATATTGACTTCTTTGATCCATTGAGGGGATTGGATGTGAGTGCTTCTGCGGAAGAGAACGTTGAAGAGACTTCTTCTATATCCATTGAAGCTGTGGCTCATGATATAATAAAGGAGTGGAAATCACTTAAAAGAATTTTGATGCAGCGGTTTCCTGTCTCCAAAGTTATTTCATTTTCTCCA atatctaatataataatgaaaGGTTCCAAAG TTGAGGCCCCTTCTGCTCTTTCCCATTTGGAGGAAACCCGCAGCGAACAAATTTCTCTGGAAGAGACTGCCAAAATAATCAACCAACAGGAATATATAGCCAAATTGCATGAGCTAAGAGATGGAATAACTTGCGCATGGCAGGCTGAAGATCGAGTAACATCGTTAAAGTTATCAATAAAG GTCACGAAACTTCTGATGGATACAACAGTTTTGCAGTTTTATCCTACAGTCTTTGTCATTGTCACTGACATGCTAGATATGCTTGGGGATATGGTGTGGGAACGGATCAAACAGAAAGCAGAACTTGATGTAGATGGAACAGTGATCTGCTCCTTACTGA ATGATTTTCAAGCAAGTGATATCTGCCTTGAAGCAAGAGAGACTTGCCATAACTGGTTTTGCAAAGTTGGTTCTGTTCGAGAACTTCTCCCTCGCAT TTATCTAGAGCTTGCGATTTTACCTTGCTGGCGTTTCCTCATTAATCAACCCATGGAAGTTCTGGATCGTTTAGTCATGATGGTGAGAGGTCTTGCAGATCCACTGGCATCTTTGTATTGTCGTCTTTATATGGTGTATCGTATGCAGAAGTTCGGTTTCTGCAATTCAG GATATTTAATCAAATGTATCAAGGATATTGAAGATATATTGGCGCCTGTTTTAGTGGACAAGGAGGGGTATTCCTATATTACAGATGATAAAAAGTTGATTTTTAGTTTGATGGAACCAGCCATTGAGTATATAATGAAATGCTTATTTCTGACTGGACGTCAG GAGAACAATGTCTTGGGCATGCTTGATGAGCTtggatttggaagaaaaaaacgtCAGTCGTCTTACAAGTCTTCGCATGTGTCCATTTTACTTCATCATTTTCTCAAGGAACTCGCATCTGAATTAGTTAGTTCACTAGCTATGGAGATCCTGGATATGATTAAATGCAGCAATGATTGTTCCTTTAGTCAG GTTTTGAATTATAGGTTACTTGGAATAAGATTGTCTGAAGGGAAATATCAAGAAGGTTTTCTCAGTTCACTCGTTACTGAAGTTATTCag GTTGCTTCTCAGTATCAGTCACTGTATGACTACTTAAGAATTATGGATGCATATGTGGATCTTATGTTGCAGAACAAGATG GAAAATCATCTGGATGCTCTCTTGGATGATATTGTAAGTCTAGCTTGTGACGACTTTCTTTCTGAAGAAGAGCAAGCAAGTTTGCAATCCATAATTTTGAAGCTGCTCTCTCATTTCGAGAACTTGCAAGAAGTACTTAATCTG AATCATTTCATCGAGATTCTGGATCTTATGTCTGGGACTTCAAAGAGCAGTGTAAACATGCATCTTCTTAACATGGGTATTAG GAATGGCTGCATTTGTGATTCAACAACAGTGCAATTGCTCTTTGAAGTTTCTCAGGCTCTTTATGATGCTACAGATTTCGTTAACATAAAGGATGATGACAATAGACAGACATCACATTTAATTTCTCGTTTTGTTGAAATG GTTGACTACAAGGCAGAAATGGAACGCCATTTGATGTTTTTGGCAGAGTGTCGTGAGGCCTTTAATGGGATACATGAACTTAAG GAGACACTCGTCCGTTCAAGCAACACCTTGGCAGTAAAAGCTTTAAAAGCAGGAAAGAAACATATCAACTTTGTAAAATCTTGCCTAGCATTTAGCGAAGTGACCATCCCATCTGTTTCAACTCCCACAAAACACTTAAATCTTTATCTTGAAACTGCTGAG GTTGCACTTTTAGGTGGTTTAATTGCTCATTCCGATGGACTGGTCATGTCTGCTGTTGAGTATTTAGAGAATGTACCGGTGACAGATG GTTTAAAATCAATTGATGTAGACAGTATGGCCTCGGTTGTATGCAAATTGTGCAGCCTCTTGGTCATGGTCCCAG GTAATCCTGAGAAAGGCGTGATGGAGTTCCTTAAAAGCATCTTTTCTGCTACTTGCTCTAGTTCATG GGCAATGCCCAGATTAAAGGTGAAGATATTCTGTGCGATTATTTCAGTGTCCTCAACACTTTCTCAGGATGATCTACCTTACCGTTCTGCCAATCCAGAG ATAATTGGAAACGATTTGCTGTTCTTTGGTGATTCATCATACAAGCAGGAACTTGTCTCGTTCACTCAGCTAGTCCTAGGTGAACTATTAAATGCTATTGAGAAAGAGTCTTCACAG AGTACTCGCGGGAATATGGCGCTCGAAGCTTGCAATTGCATATCATCAGCACTAGTT GTGAATGAGAAAGTCTCACAAGTTTGCCTGAGACTACTTGAAACAGCAAAAGGTTGTTTGGGTGCCAACGATAGGTACATCGAATCGACTAAGAAATCTCTTCAATTATGA
- the LOC104742605 gene encoding uncharacterized protein LOC104742605 codes for MWCACYHQPLPASSFVLNRQEESLRRKQVFSVFLSSSPISLSNHQWQISNYPQTGISRLKRPNASVLPPSESGDISTFLLVSGAMISMYLVTNFLVPSLLFKSLQGEEEEEDSD; via the exons ATGTGGTGTGCATGTTATCATCAGCCATTACCAGCCAGCTCCTTCGTCTTGAATCGGCAAGAAGAGAGTCtgagaagaaaacaagtgttCTCCGTTTTCTTATCCTCATCTCCTATAAGCTTAAGTAACCATCAATGGCAAATCAGTAATTATCCCCAGACTGGGATTAGTAGACTAAAGAGACCAAACGCGAGTGTTTTGCCTCCTTCTGAGTCTGGTGATATCAGTACCTTCCTCCTAGTAAG TGGAGCAATGATCTCTATGTATTTGGTAACAAATTTTCTGGTTCCATCGTTACTCTTCAAGTCGCTCcaaggtgaagaagaggaggaagactCCGATTAA